In uncultured Bacteroides sp., one genomic interval encodes:
- a CDS encoding hotdog fold thioesterase: MTAKDFFKDDRFAAQAGITLLEIRPGYGKVMMVVTEQHLNAGNTTQGGAIFTLADLALAAAANSHGNLALSLTSSINFFRTSGPGDTLYAEATERFIHKRTGHYHVDVTNQNGELIADFEATMYRKDNKLPFNL, from the coding sequence ATGACTGCAAAAGATTTCTTTAAAGATGATAGGTTTGCTGCTCAAGCCGGAATTACACTTCTGGAAATAAGACCAGGATACGGAAAGGTTATGATGGTTGTTACTGAACAGCATTTGAATGCCGGTAATACTACACAAGGCGGGGCAATCTTTACTTTGGCAGATTTAGCATTGGCAGCAGCGGCAAACTCACATGGCAACCTGGCATTATCATTAACCTCGTCCATAAATTTTTTCCGTACAAGCGGCCCTGGAGATACATTATACGCTGAAGCTACTGAAAGATTTATCCATAAGCGAACCGGACATTACCATGTAGATGTTACAAATCAAAATGGAGAACTAATTGCCGATTTTGAAGCCACAATGTACCGCAAAGACAACAAGTTACCTTTTAATTTGTAA